One Chryseobacterium geocarposphaerae DNA window includes the following coding sequences:
- a CDS encoding pectinesterase family protein gives MNASSFLRNLTAFSIFLILLLSFLSFKTEDKTIVVSKDGKGNFTTVQQAIDAVENGFSTRTKIVIKAGIYKEKITIPETKGAIVLEGENPQNTIITYDDFASKKNPEGKEIGTTGSSTVFIYSNNFTAKNVSFENSSGRVGQAVAVLTSGDRISFENCRFLGNQDTLYLKGVQDSPDKTKPSRNYFKNCYIEGTTDYIFGAGTAVFENCTIYSKETASYVTAASTPQENEFGFVFINSKIIGNAKENSVYLGRPWRPFAKTVYVNCELNSTIQPVGWHNWNKPDAEKTTLYAEFNSKGNGSDISKRVSWSHQITEEESKKYTTQNILKGKDNWSPSKSLK, from the coding sequence ATGAACGCTTCCTCTTTTCTTAGAAATTTAACCGCATTTTCAATCTTTTTGATTCTCCTGCTAAGTTTTCTTTCTTTTAAAACTGAAGATAAAACGATCGTGGTTTCAAAAGACGGAAAAGGCAACTTTACTACCGTACAGCAAGCCATCGATGCCGTTGAAAATGGTTTTTCCACAAGAACAAAAATTGTAATTAAAGCAGGAATTTACAAAGAAAAAATTACCATTCCCGAAACTAAAGGAGCTATTGTACTGGAAGGAGAAAATCCTCAAAACACGATCATCACTTACGATGATTTTGCATCAAAAAAGAATCCGGAAGGAAAAGAGATCGGAACTACAGGTTCTTCTACGGTTTTTATTTACTCCAATAATTTTACAGCCAAAAATGTTTCATTTGAAAACAGTTCAGGAAGAGTGGGACAAGCCGTTGCAGTTTTAACTTCCGGTGACAGAATCAGTTTTGAAAACTGCCGGTTCTTAGGAAACCAGGACACTTTATACTTAAAAGGAGTTCAGGATTCACCGGATAAAACAAAACCATCGAGAAATTATTTTAAAAACTGCTATATAGAAGGAACCACCGATTATATCTTCGGAGCCGGAACTGCTGTTTTTGAAAACTGTACAATTTATTCTAAAGAAACAGCAAGTTACGTTACAGCCGCTTCTACCCCACAGGAAAACGAATTCGGATTTGTTTTTATTAATTCAAAAATCATTGGAAATGCAAAAGAAAATTCAGTCTACTTAGGAAGACCCTGGAGACCTTTTGCCAAGACAGTTTATGTCAATTGCGAGCTTAATTCAACCATACAACCTGTAGGATGGCACAACTGGAATAAACCTGATGCTGAAAAGACCACTTTGTATGCGGAATTCAATTCCAAAGGAAACGGATCTGATATTTCCAAAAGAGTGTCTTGGTCACATCAGATAACCGAAGAAGAAAGTAAAAAATACACCACACAGAATATTCTGAAAGGAAAAGACAACTGGAGCCCGTCAAAAAGTTTAAAATAA